One window of Leifsonia sp. AK011 genomic DNA carries:
- a CDS encoding FtsX-like permease family protein: protein MSLSRLRGSAPTLAAILVVVVLLCGFSIATTVYLDQQATKGLRSELASRAGADLALRAILDLAPADDEEGPDAPTAGEQDAAVRAAVERTFDGTGVTFDVTRSLEANGRYETTTGEADATRSGSATIATISDLDSRADFSAGRPAEGPNEVAVQQSAAADIGLRVGDEVLLGDIPFRVSGTWVARDGLDPRWYGDETVVTGGTAPTAGIPSLGPFVITEEAWSRIDSAPAAIWTMVPRSFDEFTTTNRAEVTAAWAGVPQEWRGEVPESDSLVAQGRLARTLDDFGGRIAGLRAIEPVAAVLVAGSAVVVLSQLVQLLVASREDETRLFWSRGQSPLALARRTTVEVAVVTLIGASLGIAAVTLWLALTSSLSQLLAVRTTAIIVPAVVVLAAIVFAAVTSYRSVLSVTTATRGGRGERRVRRVAVPGLVILITLAAAVSVWQLRLYGSPLTANAEGSTSIDPIAVAAPALALVAVVLASLAAFPAVVSLYARGTRDAGVPAHLSARTLAQRTGRVTAPLVIVALAVGSATIGATFSSTWTNLFDTTAALHAGSELRVSSPFDPLTADEMDAVASADGIALLAPLDEQVLSIGTIGGTVLSATPDAVRRLASSAGGAVNTEELASAIAAEQPGPSVPEGATALTLRAAESGFVEPPRLSAWIADSLGRLREVSFAAPIAEADGVFSYTADLTAVPRSTPGTLVSFDLELTDQPVDATAPAFRLVGLDAEVGGSAQSLELDQFWMADSLRGQFEPPRVSGAGDGFVLTSALPFVRMTATLDGTAVDTIQPGVVVTEHIAELLELEVGDLVVYSLRDVVEPVNSVVTAIVPAIPGTNSESSVLMDLTVINHFHQRANSEAFALSGAWVKGDGAAPSVDTLRPLLPTGVRIISSDDPVGRQVLGAASVALWVAALCCLLIALVAVGSASSSRIRWGRSDIASLRAIGLTAREQATTIVRELGLVVAVAAITGLLAGVLVSVLTVPELARAAVDRAFLALGTDLSVDWLGLGLMLGGLAIGVTLIVAALARRVRALAASSLPSEGRE, encoded by the coding sequence GTGTCATTATCGAGGCTGCGTGGGAGCGCTCCCACACTGGCGGCGATCCTCGTCGTCGTGGTGCTCCTGTGCGGATTCTCGATCGCCACGACCGTCTATCTCGACCAGCAGGCAACGAAGGGTCTCCGGTCGGAGCTCGCAAGCCGGGCCGGCGCGGACCTCGCCCTCCGAGCCATCCTCGACCTCGCCCCTGCCGACGACGAGGAGGGGCCCGACGCGCCCACCGCAGGGGAACAGGATGCCGCGGTGCGGGCCGCGGTCGAGCGAACCTTCGACGGCACCGGGGTGACCTTCGACGTCACGAGGTCGCTCGAGGCGAACGGGCGGTACGAGACCACGACGGGCGAAGCCGATGCCACGCGGAGCGGATCCGCCACCATCGCCACGATCAGTGACCTCGACTCCCGAGCCGACTTCAGCGCGGGCCGACCCGCAGAGGGACCGAACGAGGTCGCGGTGCAGCAGAGCGCGGCCGCCGACATCGGTCTGCGGGTTGGAGACGAGGTGCTGCTCGGCGACATCCCCTTCCGGGTCTCGGGCACGTGGGTTGCCCGCGACGGGCTCGACCCGCGGTGGTACGGGGACGAGACGGTGGTCACGGGAGGGACGGCGCCGACCGCGGGCATCCCCTCGCTCGGCCCCTTCGTGATCACCGAGGAGGCATGGTCACGGATCGACTCCGCCCCCGCCGCGATCTGGACGATGGTGCCGCGCTCGTTCGACGAATTCACGACGACGAATCGCGCGGAGGTCACGGCCGCATGGGCCGGCGTGCCGCAGGAGTGGCGCGGGGAGGTGCCGGAGTCCGACTCGCTCGTGGCGCAGGGTCGCCTGGCGAGAACGCTCGACGATTTCGGCGGGCGCATCGCGGGACTCCGGGCGATCGAACCCGTCGCCGCCGTTCTCGTGGCGGGGAGCGCCGTGGTCGTCCTCTCCCAACTCGTGCAGCTGCTCGTCGCCTCCCGCGAGGACGAGACTCGACTGTTCTGGTCGCGCGGCCAATCCCCACTGGCTCTCGCCCGGCGCACCACGGTCGAGGTGGCCGTCGTCACGCTTATCGGGGCGAGCCTGGGCATCGCCGCCGTCACCCTCTGGCTCGCGCTCACCTCGAGCCTCAGCCAGCTCCTCGCGGTGCGCACGACGGCGATCATCGTGCCGGCCGTGGTCGTCCTCGCGGCGATCGTCTTCGCGGCCGTCACCTCGTACCGCTCGGTGCTGAGCGTGACGACCGCGACCAGGGGCGGGCGTGGGGAGCGGCGAGTCCGGCGGGTGGCCGTTCCGGGCCTCGTGATCCTGATCACGCTCGCGGCCGCGGTCTCGGTGTGGCAGTTGCGCCTGTACGGCTCCCCGCTCACCGCCAACGCGGAGGGCAGCACGAGCATCGACCCGATCGCCGTGGCGGCCCCCGCCCTGGCGCTCGTCGCCGTCGTGCTCGCCTCCCTTGCAGCATTCCCGGCCGTGGTCTCGCTCTACGCGCGCGGCACGCGCGACGCTGGCGTGCCTGCCCATCTCTCCGCCCGCACGCTCGCCCAGCGCACCGGTCGCGTCACGGCGCCTCTCGTGATCGTTGCGCTCGCCGTCGGGTCCGCCACGATCGGTGCGACCTTCTCGTCCACCTGGACGAACCTGTTCGACACCACGGCAGCCCTCCACGCGGGCTCCGAGCTCCGGGTGTCGTCGCCGTTCGACCCGCTCACCGCGGACGAGATGGATGCCGTGGCATCCGCTGACGGCATCGCCCTGCTCGCACCTCTCGACGAGCAGGTGCTCTCCATCGGCACGATCGGTGGGACCGTCCTTTCCGCGACCCCGGATGCAGTGCGACGGCTGGCCAGCTCCGCGGGCGGCGCTGTGAACACGGAGGAGCTCGCGTCGGCGATCGCCGCCGAGCAGCCAGGGCCGTCGGTGCCTGAGGGGGCCACCGCGCTCACCCTGCGCGCCGCCGAATCGGGTTTCGTCGAACCGCCGCGGCTGAGCGCGTGGATCGCCGATTCGCTGGGGAGGCTCCGCGAGGTCAGCTTCGCCGCACCGATCGCCGAGGCCGACGGGGTGTTCTCGTACACGGCCGACCTCACCGCGGTGCCGCGGTCGACGCCCGGAACCCTCGTCTCCTTCGACCTCGAGCTCACCGACCAGCCAGTCGACGCGACCGCCCCGGCGTTCCGCCTGGTCGGCCTGGACGCCGAGGTCGGTGGGAGCGCGCAGTCCTTGGAGCTCGACCAGTTCTGGATGGCCGACAGCCTCCGCGGCCAGTTCGAGCCGCCGCGCGTGAGCGGTGCGGGCGACGGTTTCGTGCTGACATCCGCTCTGCCCTTCGTGCGTATGACGGCGACCCTCGACGGGACCGCCGTCGACACCATCCAACCGGGCGTGGTGGTGACCGAGCACATCGCAGAGCTTCTCGAGCTGGAGGTGGGCGACCTGGTCGTCTACAGCCTGCGCGACGTCGTGGAGCCCGTGAACTCCGTCGTCACCGCGATCGTGCCCGCCATCCCCGGAACGAACTCAGAGTCCTCGGTGCTCATGGATCTCACCGTGATCAACCACTTCCACCAGCGGGCGAACTCCGAGGCGTTTGCGCTGTCGGGTGCCTGGGTGAAGGGCGATGGAGCGGCGCCCTCGGTCGACACGCTCCGCCCGCTGCTCCCCACCGGGGTCCGCATCATCTCGAGCGACGATCCGGTGGGTCGGCAGGTGCTCGGTGCGGCGTCGGTCGCGTTGTGGGTTGCGGCGCTCTGCTGCCTGCTGATCGCGCTCGTCGCCGTGGGCTCGGCCTCGAGTTCGCGCATTCGCTGGGGGCGCAGCGATATCGCGTCACTCCGGGCGATCGGGCTGACAGCACGCGAACAGGCCACGACCATCGTGCGGGAGCTCGGGCTCGTGGTGGCGGTCGCGGCGATCACTGGTCTTCTCGCGGGAGTGCTCGTCTCGGTGCTGACCGTCCCGGAGCTCGCGCGGGCGGCCGTCGATCGCGCCTTCCTCGCGCTCGGGACCGACCTCTCCGTGGACTGGCTCGGCCTCGGCCTCATGCTCGGAGGTCTTGCGATCGGTGTGACGCTCATCGTGGCCGCGCTCGCCCGCCGGGTGCGCGCGCTCGCCGCCTCGTCCCTTCCGAGTGAGGGGCGCGAGTGA
- a CDS encoding AraC family transcriptional regulator, producing MIATLNRVVDAVEEHLDAEIDLASLASELGTTEYHVRRMFSSLAGMPLSEYIRRRRMTVAAADLLGDDDLLDIAVRFGYSSTEAFGRAFRAVHGISPGDARRHGGPFRAQPHLRFRLTVEGNTIMKTRIAERPAFRLIGHSTRVPLVHSGPNPAIQEFIAGLPPTEHARLKSLGTSEPSGLLQVSAEVDTDYVEGSELTYLHGVAVDAGAQVAPDLDVIDVESGSWAVFLTEGPYPAALQETWAATATEWFPSNPWRLRPGPSIVSVLERADDFSTATTELWLPVERA from the coding sequence GTGATAGCCACACTGAACCGGGTGGTCGACGCTGTCGAGGAGCACCTCGACGCGGAGATCGATCTCGCGAGCCTCGCGAGCGAGCTCGGCACGACCGAGTACCACGTTCGCCGGATGTTCTCATCGTTGGCCGGGATGCCACTGTCCGAGTACATCCGACGACGCCGCATGACGGTCGCCGCCGCTGACCTCCTCGGTGACGACGACCTGTTGGACATCGCGGTGCGCTTCGGTTACTCCTCGACGGAGGCATTCGGACGGGCGTTCAGGGCTGTGCACGGCATCAGCCCCGGCGACGCTCGCCGCCACGGTGGCCCCTTCCGCGCGCAACCTCACCTGAGGTTCCGCCTGACCGTAGAAGGGAACACCATCATGAAGACACGCATCGCGGAGCGCCCGGCCTTCCGGCTGATCGGGCACAGCACTCGGGTGCCGCTCGTCCATAGCGGGCCCAACCCGGCCATCCAGGAGTTCATCGCCGGCTTGCCGCCGACGGAGCACGCCCGACTCAAGTCGCTCGGCACCTCGGAGCCCAGCGGGCTTCTGCAGGTGAGCGCCGAGGTGGATACCGACTACGTGGAGGGGAGTGAGCTGACGTACCTCCACGGCGTCGCGGTCGATGCGGGGGCACAGGTTGCCCCGGACCTCGACGTCATCGATGTCGAGTCGGGATCGTGGGCGGTGTTCCTCACCGAGGGGCCCTACCCGGCGGCACTCCAGGAGACGTGGGCGGCGACGGCGACCGAGTGGTTCCCGTCCAATCCCTGGCGGTTGCGGCCCGGCCCCTCGATCGTGTCGGTGCTCGAGCGCGCCGACGATTTCAGCACCGCCACGACGGAGTTGTGGCTCCCCGTCGAGCGCGCGTGA